A region of Streptomyces sp. TG1A-60 DNA encodes the following proteins:
- a CDS encoding SpoIIE family protein phosphatase produces MADTAIDYAAVFQALPGMVALLTPELVYAEANEEFLRMSGRTREQVVGRYFFDVFPDNPADPAANGMRNLAASLTRVADSGERDAMALQRYDVESVQRPGEWEERYWSPVNAPVFGPDGSVVLLIHKVEEVTELIRARERSPGDRSRVLEAELYTRGRELQEVNERLREAHAHEREVALALQTAMLPAPNPLGHHRAAVRYQPATEALNVCGDWYDLVDLPGGDRIGLAVGDVVGHGLAAACVMGKLRSALSAASLVANGPAQALDALGLYARSVDGAQNTTAVQTRIDWESHTITYSSAGHLPPALLSRDGTVAFLEQATDPPLGARPEHIPRVEAILGFTEGDTLVLYTDGLIERRDEDIDHSLARLADALTRHRGSAPEPLADALLLELLPSGRATDDTALVILRL; encoded by the coding sequence ATGGCGGATACGGCGATCGACTACGCGGCGGTGTTCCAGGCGCTGCCCGGCATGGTGGCGCTGCTGACACCCGAGCTGGTGTACGCGGAAGCGAACGAGGAGTTCCTCAGGATGTCGGGCCGCACCCGTGAGCAGGTGGTCGGCCGCTACTTCTTCGACGTGTTCCCCGACAACCCGGCCGACCCGGCCGCCAACGGCATGCGGAACCTGGCGGCCTCCCTCACCCGCGTCGCGGACAGCGGTGAGAGGGACGCGATGGCGCTGCAGCGCTATGACGTGGAGTCGGTGCAGCGGCCGGGGGAGTGGGAGGAGCGGTACTGGAGCCCGGTGAACGCGCCGGTGTTCGGTCCCGACGGCAGCGTGGTGCTGCTGATCCACAAGGTGGAGGAGGTCACCGAGCTGATCCGGGCCCGCGAGCGCTCGCCCGGCGACCGGTCCCGCGTGCTGGAGGCCGAGCTGTACACACGCGGCCGTGAGCTGCAGGAGGTCAACGAGCGGCTGCGCGAGGCACACGCCCATGAGCGCGAGGTCGCGCTCGCACTGCAGACGGCGATGCTCCCCGCTCCCAACCCACTCGGACACCACCGCGCGGCCGTGCGCTACCAGCCGGCGACGGAGGCGCTCAACGTGTGCGGCGACTGGTACGACCTCGTGGACCTGCCCGGGGGCGATCGCATCGGTCTCGCCGTCGGCGACGTGGTCGGTCACGGCCTGGCCGCCGCCTGCGTCATGGGCAAGCTGCGCAGCGCGCTCAGCGCCGCGTCCTTGGTCGCGAACGGTCCAGCCCAGGCGCTGGACGCCCTCGGTCTGTACGCTCGCTCCGTCGACGGTGCCCAGAACACCACCGCGGTGCAGACCCGCATCGACTGGGAGTCCCACACCATCACCTACAGCAGCGCCGGCCATCTGCCGCCCGCGCTGCTGAGCCGCGACGGCACGGTGGCTTTCCTCGAACAGGCCACCGATCCGCCGCTCGGAGCCCGCCCGGAACACATCCCCCGCGTCGAGGCGATCCTCGGCTTCACCGAGGGCGACACCCTGGTCCTGTACACGGACGGCCTGATCGAACGCCGCGACGAAGACATCGACCACAGCCTCGCCCGCCTGGCCGACGCCCTCACCCGCCACCGCGGATCCGCCCCCGAGCCTCTCGCCGACGCCCTCCTCCTCGAACTGCTCCCCTCCGGCCGCGCCACCGACGACACGGCCCTCGTCATCCTCCGGCTGTGA
- a CDS encoding hemolysin family protein, which yields MSFPMALFVTVLLLIGSGFFVAAEFALVAARRHRMEKAAADGQRGAKAALAGMRELSLMLAGAQLGITVCTLGLGSVSKPAISHELDPLLHDLGLPSGLSYGVAFVFAMIVVVFLHMVVGEMAPKSWAIAHPERSAMLLSPPFRAVVNAVRPLIGLLNRISNALVRLCRVTPRDELTSVHNREQLTHLVEESQRLGLISEADSELITRSLTEPESPVRDLMVPAAGITAVDADAGIEAILRAAADHDRTRLLVRADDTTVLGSVHARDALVARTRGRTVTARALARPVPELPDDATVADAIDVLRRHRATLALVRDDTGRLAGLVTLDDLLARYLQPRAA from the coding sequence CGCATGGAGAAGGCCGCCGCCGACGGCCAACGCGGCGCCAAGGCGGCCCTCGCCGGCATGCGGGAGCTGTCCCTGATGCTGGCCGGCGCCCAACTCGGCATCACCGTCTGCACCCTGGGCCTCGGCTCCGTCTCCAAGCCCGCCATCTCGCACGAACTCGACCCGCTGCTGCACGACCTCGGCCTGCCCAGCGGGCTCAGCTACGGCGTGGCTTTCGTCTTTGCCATGATCGTGGTGGTGTTCCTGCACATGGTGGTCGGTGAGATGGCGCCCAAGTCCTGGGCCATCGCCCATCCCGAGCGCTCGGCGATGCTGCTGTCCCCGCCCTTCCGGGCCGTGGTCAACGCCGTACGACCGCTGATCGGGCTGCTGAACCGGATCAGCAACGCCCTGGTGCGGCTGTGCAGGGTCACCCCGCGCGACGAGCTGACCTCCGTCCACAACCGCGAGCAGCTCACGCACCTCGTGGAGGAGTCACAGCGGCTGGGCCTGATCAGCGAGGCCGACTCCGAGCTGATCACCCGCTCGCTGACGGAGCCCGAGAGCCCGGTGCGTGACCTCATGGTCCCGGCCGCCGGGATCACCGCCGTCGACGCGGACGCCGGCATCGAGGCCATCCTGCGCGCCGCCGCCGACCACGACCGCACCCGCCTCCTGGTCCGCGCCGACGACACCACCGTCCTCGGCTCGGTCCACGCCCGCGACGCACTGGTCGCCCGCACCAGGGGAAGGACCGTCACGGCCCGCGCTCTCGCCCGGCCCGTACCGGAGCTGCCCGACGACGCGACCGTGGCCGACGCGATCGACGTCCTGCGCCGCCACCGGGCCACGCTCGCGCTGGTCCGCGACGACACGGGCCGGCTCGCCGGCCTGGTCACCCTGGACGACCTGCTGGCGCGCTATCTGCAACCGCGGGCGGCCTGA
- a CDS encoding glyceraldehyde-3-phosphate dehydrogenase: MTVNEDSFTNWKIREEIAESMIPVIGKLHRERDVTVLLHSRSLVNKSVVSILKTHRFARQIAGAELSVTDTLPFLRALTTLDLGPSQIDLGMLAATYRADDRGLSIAEFTAEAVAGATGAHKIEGGEGRDVVLYGFGRIGRLVARLLIEKAGSGNGLRLRAIVVRGGGGRAAEDMVKRASLLRRDSIHGQFQGTITVDEASSTIVANGNTIKVIYANDPSEVDYTEYGIKNAILIDNTGKWRDREGLSTHLRPGIDKVVLTAPGKGDVPNIVHGVNHDTIKPDEQILSCASCTTNAIVPPLKAMDDEFGVLRGHVETVHSFTNDQNLLDNYHKADRRGRSAPLNMVITETGAASAVAKALPDLKAPITGSSIRVPVPDVSIAILSLRLGRETDREEVLDYLRNVSLTSPLKRQIDFTSAPDSVSSDFIGSRHASIVDAGATKVDGDNAILYLWYDNEFGYSCQVIRVVQHVSGVEYPTYPAPAV, translated from the coding sequence GTGACTGTCAACGAGGACTCGTTCACCAACTGGAAGATCCGCGAAGAGATCGCGGAGTCGATGATCCCGGTCATCGGGAAGCTGCACCGCGAGCGGGACGTGACGGTCCTGCTGCACAGCCGCTCCTTGGTGAACAAGTCGGTGGTCAGCATCCTGAAGACCCACCGGTTCGCCCGGCAGATCGCCGGTGCGGAACTCTCGGTCACCGACACCCTGCCGTTCCTGCGGGCCCTGACCACGCTCGACCTCGGCCCCTCCCAGATCGACCTCGGCATGCTCGCCGCGACGTACCGGGCCGACGACCGGGGTCTGTCGATCGCGGAGTTCACCGCCGAGGCCGTCGCCGGCGCCACGGGCGCCCACAAGATCGAGGGCGGCGAGGGACGCGACGTCGTCCTCTACGGCTTCGGCCGCATCGGCCGGCTGGTCGCCCGGCTGCTGATCGAGAAGGCCGGCTCCGGCAACGGACTGCGGCTGCGCGCCATCGTCGTGCGCGGCGGCGGTGGGCGGGCCGCCGAGGACATGGTCAAGCGGGCCTCGCTGCTGCGCCGGGACTCCATCCACGGCCAGTTCCAGGGCACGATCACCGTCGACGAGGCCAGCAGCACGATCGTCGCCAACGGCAACACCATCAAGGTGATCTACGCGAACGACCCGTCCGAGGTCGACTACACCGAGTACGGCATCAAGAACGCCATCCTCATCGACAACACCGGCAAGTGGCGCGACCGCGAGGGACTGTCGACGCACCTGCGCCCCGGCATCGACAAGGTCGTCCTGACCGCGCCCGGCAAGGGCGACGTCCCGAACATCGTGCACGGCGTCAACCACGACACGATCAAGCCGGACGAGCAGATCCTGTCCTGCGCCTCCTGCACCACCAACGCGATCGTGCCGCCGCTGAAGGCGATGGACGACGAGTTCGGCGTGCTGCGCGGGCACGTGGAGACCGTCCACTCGTTCACCAACGACCAGAACCTGCTGGACAACTACCACAAGGCCGACCGCCGGGGCCGCTCCGCACCGCTCAACATGGTCATCACCGAGACGGGTGCCGCCTCGGCCGTCGCCAAGGCGCTGCCCGACCTGAAGGCGCCGATCACCGGCAGTTCGATCCGCGTCCCCGTCCCGGACGTCTCGATCGCGATCCTCAGCCTGCGCCTCGGCCGCGAGACCGACCGCGAGGAGGTCCTCGACTACCTCCGCAACGTCTCGCTGACCTCGCCGCTCAAGCGCCAGATCGACTTCACCAGCGCCCCCGACTCGGTCTCCAGCGACTTCATCGGCTCCCGCCACGCCTCGATCGTCGACGCCGGCGCCACCAAGGTCGACGGCGACAACGCCATCCTCTACCTCTGGTACGACAACGAGTTCGGCTACTCCTGCCAGGTCATCCGCGTCGTACAGCACGTCTCCGGGGTGGAGTACCCGACGTACCCGGCCCCGGCGGTCTGA